The Gasterosteus aculeatus chromosome 18, fGasAcu3.hap1.1, whole genome shotgun sequence genome segment CATCCGCCCGCCCATTCgcccctccatccatccgccCATCCGCCCCTCCGTCCATCCGCCTATCCACCCATCCgcctatccatccatccacccatccacccatccgccCATCTGCCCGCCCATCCGCCTATCCACCCATCCGCCCATCCGCCCATCCGCCCATCCGCCCGCCCATCCGCCCATCCGCCCCTCCGTCCATCCGCCTATCCACCCATCCgcctatccatccatccacccatccacccatccgccTATCCACCCATCCGCCCGCCCATTCgcccctccatccatccgcccatccgcccctccatccatctgcctatccacccatccgcccatccacccatccgccTATCCACCCATCCGCCCATCTGCCCGCCCATCCGCCTATCCACCTATCCACCCATCCGCCCATCCGCCCATCCGCCCGCCCATCCGCCTATCCACCCATCCGCCCATCCACCCGCCCATCCGCATGACATTGACGTGATGGATTAAAAAGGATGCGCTGGTTTACGCTGACATGGCCGAGCGGTGGGAACCAGTGGCTGCCAGGTGTGCTGTGAACAATACGTTCCACCAGGAAACACGTTTACTCTCCTTCCTCCGACTGTTATATGAGAAGACTGAATCAACAATCATATCCGTTTGTAGATTTGAAGATAGCGGTAGCTATCGGTAGCGTTTCCCAGCTGTAGCTTCTTATCAAACGGAATCAGAGGTATCAATCCTCGCGTGTAACTCTAACATAAAAAAGGCAATAAGCCCATTTCCCAAACCAGTGAACGCCCCATGGCAATTCAAGACCTTCATTAGCTCCTGGTAGCCTGCTGGGATCACTCAACAATAAAAAGAAGTTATTTCctaaattacaaaataatgtttGAAAAACCCCCATTAATCTAGAATATTCAGCGGAGAAGTTacaaagtcaaagaaaatatcttCTCAGGAGAATCCAGGTTCTTCCTTGAAGAATGTATCCAGAGGAGCGAGGGCTGAAGCGTTGAAGACGTGTGGATCTCCTTCTTCCTTCCATCCGTCCATTTGTTAAGTTAGAAAAGTGGGTTCGGTGCCGTGTGATGACTGGttctgtagtgtgtgtgtgtgtgtgtgtgttcaggacgATAACTGGCTCGTTAGGTCCTcatgttcttctctctctctaaagTGCTGGGAGGCATGTTCTTGTAGTTCCTCCATGTTGTGTCGGTTGCCACCCCCGGGTCTGGAACCGCTGATGATGAAAAACGTTAGTGGCGCGTTTGGTTCAACATTTAGTTTGTTATGTACATGGAACTCACCGGCTCCTCCTGTCTTGGCAGTGGGGGTCTTCTTGGGTGTCTTCGCTCCTTTAGACTGTCAAGGAGACACACAGAAAAGGGTCAAGGACAAGAGGGGCGTAGTTTTGGtacagtgtgtctgtgatggTAAAAATGGAGCTGCCGGTTAGCATCATAGGCAGTACGTTTGAGGCGTTTACGTGTGGTTATGGATCTCAAACTGCCTTAAAGCAAAGTGCACAAAGGTTTCTTTTAACAGACAGCTTCCTCGTGCCGCTCCTGTGATGTTCCGTCTGTGTAACGCCGAGTCGAGAAAGTCGGGACATCAGAGAGAGTTTCAATCCTACTTTTGTCTCACTGAGCGTGAGAGCTGTAATTTGTATCTGATTAGTTTGTGGTGACTCATCAGATTTGTTGGCTCCCCTTGGTTTCTGGGTGCTTGTCGTTCTGTATTCCTTCTATCTAATTAGTCACACCAGGCTTGACTCCAACCACATGCTTAAAGGCAGTGTGGCTCACCCTCAGCATGAGGAAGTAAACGTCGCAGGACCGTATCTGTCCCATCGTTGCGGTCAGGCTACCTGCCTGTTACTTGTTTGAGTTCACATTAATATTTTGGGTGGAGCGGCTTTGGATGGAGGCTTATAGGGACGGCCTGTTGATGACTTCCCAGCTAGATTTAGCAACCTTTGAACCTTTCCACATTCACTGGAAAATAGTCAGAACAGCTCGATCAAAAGCTTTCTAATGTTACGCACAATGACGTTAACTGACGGCCTGATCTCCGTCCACTAGTTTGAACCTGGGAGCCATGAGGGCCACAGTATCTGCTGCCCCCCTGATCATCACTCGCTCTAGTCAGCTACTGCGGCGGGTACGACATAAAGGTATCGAGGGTTGAAGGTGACAGAGAGGAGCGAGCTCTTCGGTGGCAGGACACTAGgaacagagagggagatgagggGCAGTTACCATTGTGCCCATGTTCACGTCGTAGGCGTCGGCACTGTTCCTGTGGATGACAAAGGATGAGATGAGTTCAGAGGATGCACCACGTCCGTGCGACAGGGGACAAAGGTCCGTACAGTTCCACGCAGCTGTGTGGATTTGATTTATGGCTCGAGACCTTTAAAGCGCTGTCCGTCCCTCACCGGCTCTTCATGAGCTTGTGTCCTGAACGTGGTCGTCGGGTTTCAGGCCCCTGCTCGAGGTACAGCTCGTCTTTGTGCCGACAGTCGTGTCCCGCTTCCCAATTTAAAAGACTAGTGCAGCATTCTGGCTGAGCTCAAACCCGCTTGGGCCAGAAACATTTTCACTTGATGAAGACTTGTTTAATTCGGGACCTGATTGACGGTACCGATGTGTAGTGAAGAAGGTCTGAACTCAATCAACACCTCCTTGAATTGCGCACAGAGTTGACGGTGACGAGTTCCGCATTAATCTAAGTGACAGATCAGAAGATAGCGTTGCTCTCACCCCGCCTCACACCGCGTGTCATTGGTATGTTTGGCTTGTAATGCAATGTGGTTGAGGAGCAGCTCTTTATTAGCGAGCCCGGCCCTTTTGGCCACGACGCCCTCAGAAGAAATGATGTCAGAAGCTtttgcttcctcctcttcaaacAGACAACGCCCTTCATGAACAAATCAAACATCGAGTCCGACGAGTCTTTAAGGTGATGAATAGCAATTAAGGTGGTTTTACATCCGGCGCATTGTGAGGCAAACAGAAGACTTGTCGGCCAACATGACTCACACCTGTGCTGCTCCGCGGTAAACTAGAGTACTTCAAACATGTTCACCTGTGACACTGGACGCAGAGGGCGAGGAGAGCGACGCCGAGGACGAAGAAGACGACGAGGGAGACGATGCCCAACTCCGGGGAGGAAAGCCAACCCAGCGCGCCCACCATCCCTACTGGAGCCATGGTCCTGGTCTTCTCTCAAGGGTCTTGGATAAGTGGAATTAACATCAGTAGGACTCAAGCTGATAATCTTTTAACCATAACTCACTACTCACCTGCTGCTGGACTCGGGTGTCGCTCGGTCACCAACTGGTGTCGGTCACTGGGCGGCTGCTGCTTTATGGGCAGGCAGGTgagcggggggaggggctgGTTTCGCTGGAGCGCTGTTAAGAAGGAGGAGCCGACAATTAGCCGTCCACCGGCTGCTGGCTTCCGTCACCGAAGCAGCCAAGAAGACGAGCAGACGACAGGAATGTCTCACAGAAAGCCTCATTTACATTCTCCTTGTCGAATGGGAGGGTAGTTTGGCCCCGAGCCGACGGTGCCGCTGGGGAGTCGCCGGTTAAACCCGTCAGGAGTTTCATGCGTTCGCTCTTATTCTTACTTCACTGACGAATAAGATAATCCTTCATTACTGTCACTTCTTATCCACCTCACGTCTTACTCTTGTATTTGAGCtttcttttctgctttgacTAAATAAACGtcactttttttactttaatcttTTTGCAAttgtattattactattatactGGTGTCATCATTGTTTATTTGTTACTTTGGTTCTTTGGTTTTAAGAATTCCTTCAGGATTAACAAAATCCTTCCGTTTCTTTACTGATTGTtacacacaaaagaacaaatgtAAAGGAAAAGATAAAGtagattattattaatgttaaatgtctttctctctcttggttACCGTGCCGATGATTAACGGACGCtcgtctgaatctgtgaatatcaaCAACTTTAGCGAACTCTCCGATACGTCTGTTCACTCCAGCCGTTGGAAAACGTTCTAGATTagatttcagcaaacatcccaagTTGGTTTAATCAAAATCACATGCAGTAAATAACACTTGTGTCACCCTTCACAGGCAGTTCAGTATACTATcaaatatatatcaaataatATTCAGTATGAAATATTTGTGGCTCGTCTCGTCTGTTCTGAGCTCTTCCTGCAGAATGTGATCCGCCTGTTGGTATCAGCCTTCACGAGAACACGAAGGCTCGGGGCAAAACGGATGTTGCCCCAGACTGAGTCTGTTTAAGAAGGCAAATAGTTTGTCGCATTCAGACTGAGGACATGGTGTCATAGTTTAGATGACAGGACGTATTCATTCATCGCTACTTTATTATTTATCCTGCAAGGGGGACGCCTTTTCACGACCGCAGCatgaagggaaagaaagaatATTACATTCAATTTACAATATAGAAAAATAGAGTAGCATTAATTACTCAAATTAACTAAACAATAGTGCAGAGATCcaaccaaacaaacagcagtGTGAAGAAGTACACAAGTAACAGAACAGTATGAGCTCCTGTGGTGGAACACGGAACCACATCACACGTCATCATGAAGGAAACCCGACAAACGCACTTACAGGCCGGGACCCACAGCACAAGATGCTTGCACACCTGATGCCCCTAAGGTTGTTCTTGGTGGTTGTGTAGGTGTTTTGTGCGTTCATGTGTAACATTCCACAGGGGAGCTGCCCTCACAGAGAATGTGGAACGCTAAACGGGACACAATCACCTGCTGACGTGTGTCTGCTGCTTCCACTGTTCAGTCACTGAGAGGAGGCGGGGCCCTACCAAGTAAACGCTAATGGTTATATTTCATATCTGCTCATTTCAATGGTCTGTCAACACCACAGCATGGAGCTATAAACACGATGACTTGTGGCTTCATCTGAAATGTAAAGCTTCACTTTTTCTCTAAAGAGAAATTTATTATGGGCTTTAATCAGGTTTTGGGGTTATTATTTTATCCATAGCCGATATGGTTGCAGATTGAACCAATTATTTCAAATACAATGTGTGATTTATAGTTAAACTAGCTTTGCTTCTTAGAAGATTTTTAAATTGAGTTCATAAGGATTTAGTGTCCTCTGGTGGCGCAAATGTAGACAGCAGCTCTGTCGTCTCCCAGCAGGCCTCGCCAACGCCAAACTAGGGCCAAActaaggtcaaactaaggccaaactaaggccgaactaaggccaaactaaggccaaactacggtcaaactaaggtcaaactaaggccaaactacggtcaaactaaggtcaaactaaggtcaaactaaggccaaactaagccaaactaaggccaaactaaggccaaactaaggccaaacaaaggtcaaactaaggccaaactaaggtcaaactaaggccaaactaaggccaaactacggtcaaactaaggccaaattAAGGCCAAACTAAGCCAAATTAAGGCCAAACTAATGTCAAActaaggtcaaactaaggctaaactaaggtcaaactaaggccaaactaaggccaaactaaggccaaactacggtcaaactaaggtcaaactaaggccaaactaaggccaaactacggTCAAACTAagccaaactaaggccaaactaaggccaaacaaaggtcaaactaaggccaaactaaggtcaaactaaggccaaactacggtcaaactaaggccaaactaaggccaaactaaggccaaacaaaggtcaaactaaggccaaactaaggtcaaactaaggccaaactaaggccaaactacggtcaaactaaggccaaattAAGGCCAAACTAAGCCAAATTAAGGCCAAACTAATGTCAAActaaggtcaaactaaggctaaactaaggtcaaactaaggccaaactaaggccaaactaaggccaaactacggtcaaactaaggtcaaactaaggccaaactaaggccaaactacggTCAAACTAagccaaactaaggccaaactaaggccaaacaaaggtcaaactaaggccaaactaaggtcaaactaaggccaaactacggtcaaactaaggccaaactaaggccaaactaaggccaaactacggtcaaactaaggtcaaactacggtcaaactaaggccaaactacggtcaaactaaggtcaaactaaggtcaaactaaggccaaactaaggccaaactaaggccaaacaaAGGTCAAACTAAGCCCAAACTAAgttcaaactaaggccaaactaagatcaaactaaggccaaactaaggccaaactacggTCCAACTAAGGCCAAATTAAGGCCAAACTAAGCCAAATTAAGGCCAAACTAATGTCAAACTAAGGTCAAActaaggtcaaactaaggccaaactaaggccaaactaaggccaaactacggtcaaactaaggtcaaactaaggccaaactaaggccaaactacggTCAAACTAagccaaactaaggccaaactaaggccaaactaaggccaaacaaaggtcaaactaaggccaaactaaggtcaaactaaggccaaactacggtcaaactaaggccaaactaaggccaaactaaggccaaactacggTCAAACAAAGGTCAAActaaggtcaaactaaggccaaactaaggccaaactacggtcaaactaaggtcaaactaaggccaaactaaggccaaactaaggccaaacaaaggtcaaactaaggccaaactaaggtcaaactaaggccaaactaagatcaaactaaggccaaactaaggccaaactacggTCCAACTAAGGCCAAATTAAGGCCAAACTAATGTCAAActaaggtcaaactaaggccaaactaaggtcaaactaaggccaaactaaggccaaactaaggccaaactacggtcaaactaaggtcaaactaaggccaaactaaggccaaactaaggccaaactacggTCAAACTAagccaaactaaggccaaactaaggccaaacaaaggtcaaactaaggccaaactaaggtcaaactaaggccaaactacggTCAAACTGaggccaaactaaggccaaactaaggtcaaactaaggccaaacaaaggtcaaactaaggtcaaactaaggtcaaactaaggccaaactaaggtcaaactaaggccaaactaaggccaaactaaggtCAAACTAAGGTCAAACTAAGGAGAAGCTCTGCAGACGGCTCCAGGCGTTTGGCGACTGCTATGGAGCTCATATTCACCTCATATTCACCTCATATTCATATTGTTTATTTCATCCTACAGATGGGCAGGTCAGTGGGACTGCTGATTATGTCCACATCTGGACAATAATGTCTTGTATAGTCATCAAAACAGCTGAGGTGTTTACTACAAATACACGAGGTAGTTATAGAGTCATGACGTTTCATGACATAAACACTGATGTTGTCGTGCTGTTGGATTCAGGTCTTCACCTCGATATACATCAGGagaacgcagcagcagcactgagtGGCTGGTGTCGCCTGCCTCTGGTCATAAAGCTCCACAGCTTTCAGACGATGACGATAGAGGAGACTCGGTGTGTCTAAGCCCCTCATCCCTCGCTGTGATCTCCAGGGTAGAGAAGCTCCAGCCATCGGAAATCGTTCATCATCAAACCATAACATTATGCACATGGTGAATTTCTCCAATGAATCATGGCAGATTATAAACGATGATGATTCCCAAACGGAATAATGTCTGATCAACTTCTGCACGGCGTGGGCTGGAAAACAGTCATGAAACCCCATCAATAAAAAGCGAGAGCGTGACGTCACCAGGCCTTGTATGATCTAatccaggggtcttcaacgtttttcaggccaaggacccccaaactgatggcgaggtggagcagggacctcctattctacagagtttcgtccaccatcttttatttttgagctttgcgcttttacgtgagcatgaacgcgacctgattggctggtgcctgttcTGTcctatcagcatgaaaggagctgtgagtgaaccggagcttgagagctgc includes the following:
- the LOC120808057 gene encoding uncharacterized protein LOC120808057 isoform X1, whose protein sequence is MAPVGMVGALGWLSSPELGIVSLVVFFVLGVALLALCVQCHRNSADAYDVNMGTMSKGAKTPKKTPTAKTGGAAVPDPGVATDTTWRNYKNMPPSTLEREKNMRT
- the LOC120808057 gene encoding uncharacterized protein LOC120808057 isoform X2, producing MAPVGMVGALGWLSSPELGIVSLVVFFVLGVALLALCVQCHRNSADAYDVNMGTMSKGAKTPKKTPTAKTGGADPGVATDTTWRNYKNMPPSTLEREKNMRT